One Vicia villosa cultivar HV-30 ecotype Madison, WI linkage group LG5, Vvil1.0, whole genome shotgun sequence genomic window, ttgattctcGTTTGCAGAAAGAGTCACCGGTTGGGTTAGCTACTCAATCTGCTCATCCTGGTAATTTGTTAAACTCAGTTTAGATTTATTGCTTTTATTTCGTATGATTATGATGCCTATCGGTTGCTGTTATACATGTGAGTAAATAAGTGATTATGAAGTGCTTTTCCTCCTATTGgttctttattttttaattcagtATTGTTCTGTAATTAGAGGCTTTCGTGATTCCGTGTACCGGTTGTTACAGTGATTGTGGTCGTTGCAATACTGGTATCATGAATTTGTTCTTTATCATAAAAATGACGAATATTGGGATTGATGTACCTTTGATACAGTTTTGGCGCAGCTGTTTTTGCAGCACCAGACAGATCCACTTCACTACTCAATATATAAGagtcaaatatttttttgtgacttGGATTTTAAGACCACTTTCTGCTTTAATAAACTTTTGTTTGTTCTTGTAAAATTATAAGGAGGAGCACAATGAACTGTTTAACACAGTACACCGAGAGCCAgcttagaaaattttcttaagAAGTGTTTATGAAAAGTATCTTGTGGTGTTATTATATAGTGGTGCCATGGCCGCTATGGAGGATACTCATGGCGGTTTTGAGCTCGCCGTAATGGTTAATATTGACCATTTTTGTGGTTTTTCTGCCATAATATGATATAACGTAGCCACAAAGCTGCCGgtatggcgggattttggctcACCGCCATCtgccatcaacaacaacaatggcATCTTGCAATAATGACCACTTAATTGAAATTAGTTTATGCATTTCTCTTTGTAATTAGTTGCATTGCATCTCAATTCTTATGCACCTGTCTGGTTTAACTTGTCTTTACACTTCTATAATTTCATAAACTGGACCTTGTTTTTTTTTGCGTTAATCTCTTGCAAGGAAATTGTGAAACATTGTTAAATTGAATAAATAGCACTACAATGTTTTATCGGAAATCACGTTACGCTGAATCAAATGCATTATAATGTTCTGTTGTTAATCATCTCTACCACTAAATCAATGTAACTTTATATCGTTCTTAAAGTTTTACATATGATACTTTATATTATTAACTATGATGTCTGTTTTTGCACTCCCTTGATTCTGCATGTGTGAAACGATCATTGCCAATCTAATTTCACATTTTTATGTTGAAAAATTTTGTCCAATATTATTTAGAATTCACACTCCAATAagtgatttttcttttattttcctgAAACTGCAGCCCGGTTTTCTCCTGATGACAAATTTTCAAGGCAGAGAATTCTTTTGAAGAAGCGATTTGGACTGTTACCAACCCAGCATCCAGCTCGCAAATACTGATCAATATTCAAGCTTTAGCTATTACAATGATGCATTCAGCTTTAGCTATTACAATGATGCATTCAGTGCTTATCAGTGTTGTGATCTACAGCTAGTGTGTGAAGTAGTTTAGTCATTTATGATTCTGTTTTGAATCAATTTAGTTAAAATCTTGCCCAAATGTTAAGACTGAAGCTAAGTGGCAAATGTTGAAGTACTGTGGAATGAATGATTTAATATTGATGTTTGCAATCTATATGCTTTTCCCCTATTTTTATTTCAgtgttctattttatttttcatgttttatgttttacttATACCTTTTCTTTGGATTTTATCTCTAGCATAGTCAACATCACAGGAGACTATAAAATCAAAATGTTACCACAAATGATGATTAGTAATGCCAACAAGATATCTAAAAATACATTTAGTAACACGAAGATGTGATCCTTATGGAGAGGTCTGAAATCTGACACAAACCCACAGAAAAAACCAAAATACAATGTCTGGCCTACTAGCTATATATTGATTGTAGTAATGATCCAATTTTTATCTCTAAGATTCCATTTATCATTCATATGCATTTCAACAAGATCACAAGCATGGTTCTCCTCCATGCCCTTGGCCTTTGGGTTTGTCTTTTGTGGGAGATCACCAAGCACCCTTGTGTTTtttatttgcatttttatttGCTATTGTTTCATGATCTAACTTTCGTTAACCTTTATTCATACAAAAACATGTTCAAAGATACAAGAGAGTGACCAACACTTAAGAGGATCTTATTTCATGATCAAAGATGTTCAAAAGCTACCAattgttagttggtccagtggtgattggcgctggacttggtagggagaaccacggttcgatcccccgcaactgcaatcgggagggggatggaaccacttgatgccagaactcgcccccgaaccggactaaaccggtggtataaagccaaaaaaaaaagatGTTCAAAAGCTCAAAGTAACTTGGTTTGTGGTTTAAGTATTCCCAAAGATCAAACAatgtttccaaattagggttttggttcctTGAAGTCAAAGTTGTGGTCAATTCTTGGTCAAATGGACTTTTCTtcaaggcatgacctataatctttGGCCATATTCATCTCAAGCTTCATTCAActtcatttgatcaagagaaGTTCAAGTTTGATGTTTATTTTCACAAATGATTCAAGTTTGGTTCATGGTTTATTTCCATGCATTTTCTTAAGCAATCATCAAGATTAATCAAAGGTCATTCAAGCCTCATTCATATGGTATTCATTTGATCATCATTGAGCTTTAGAATGCAAGAAAACATCAAACAATTTCAAGTTAGTACAAGTGCGTTTCACCTGAAATCAAGTATGGCATACCATTTGATCCAAAATGCATAACATTCTCAATTTTCAACTTTTATGGGCACTTCTTGAGGCCAAATGTCCCTCTTGATGTCCTCTACAACTTTGCTTCAAAGGTGAAACATCAATTCAGCCTCTAAGCATCTCAAATTTTGTATTGGATTTCAGGCCATTTGTGCACAAAACAAGGTTCATGACATGTTTGACCTAATGTCAGATCACATTTTCAGTGGCACGACCTCAACTTTACCAGCTTTCCATTTTCAGCTCAAGTACTCTTTTGAATCCATTCTTTTTGCATTTGATTCTCCTCCATGAAAGGAACATTtggctaaaataaaataaaaaacgcacGAGTATATTCCATTTGGCCTCAACTTGAACATGGTGACCTAAACTCTGTTTTGTACCGTGACCTATAATTTGCATTCACATGAAATTCAACTTGGGACCACCCAAACCACGTGCAAACTTGCTCCTTGCCA contains:
- the LOC131607630 gene encoding H/ACA ribonucleoprotein complex subunit 3-like protein; the encoded protein is MYLQFYINDNGDKVYTTKKESPVGLATQSAHPARFSPDDKFSRQRILLKKRFGLLPTQHPARKY